From Drosophila nasuta strain 15112-1781.00 chromosome X, ASM2355853v1, whole genome shotgun sequence, one genomic window encodes:
- the LOC132797231 gene encoding serine-rich adhesin for platelets isoform X4: MMMNRMEISQVLVLEFRPQLPQQQQPLKDQQEDAYFFGSRNRSSAANTEINQLENEETASQRESIKVDGDENLNDSNTRASTTTARTTTNDRFTRRRQFFENRNIRNSTTSESSKVDENETNDKEQDEEDITSPRSRISTTTARTTTNGRPTRRRQLFANRNRSNATNVKDENEEGTSQIEDEDQDSLIDNTSTRTRFSTTTARTTTNGSPTRRRQLFANRNRFSVTNAKINTEINEDEETTSQSVDEDEDPDNLIDTTSARTRLSTTTARATTSPSPTRRRQLFENRNLKTNTENEEKTSQSESIKVDEENTNLDTTISPDDSEDITETTESGRRVLIRKRIISTTASTTTVSDLEEENKEQETTQSPTVTSENSSGTPLPRRRIVIRRRLNATIVNNNTTTENKVSEINQEEESSDKIGNAKESETTENLSTRIIQTKVNTTEQNEDTTEAAKKSVSVVESTTEATTRKIYSSRRLPIRGRLNGSTTTTPAQPEDENSSDEVTTSTTSKPSAARTDIFRRGFGTRSKPVTTTASPSTVSSTTADELTTRRPFAPLNRSRSRFRTPSTTAATPIDNENEASIDDDEDEVGTSTGQRQFQRTQQRPRVLFGQNRGTTSTVSQQNRRLPTLDSYTTAAPRRVSSTTRRNIVAFNRNLYSRNKPIEDVDDEEPEHDEEEDEYENENDVEEEPEESVEDEEAEEDEDNEKNVRNFSNSRRPDPLLSQLLAKRPATQLRTDTAKTGTQLDRETANARTQFGTQTAKTLTQLRTETAKTRTRTQTESQFGDNEDDENDDENDENEDEDEDGNDGNDVEGNVNDDGNTVENRYQLSRTRGSGSTTSRTTTTTTTAPPTARRFAFGTRSRTQVTKLATRDPQTNDESDEEEDGEEGEADSGEDQEDAATETTTAKITLTATTTTTTTAPPTATKPTLKRVRVIKYRRPLQSIDSNDSDNDSTNSTTNSVATRTHTESQNTNTTTATTTTTTTILNSESNNNGTTRKRFRKIVRKLRPVDVAQATTVEPEIKVKTDQDQHAVSGSETTTTTRKPFHPSRSRFESSQKQEPDEKEVSDDDVDVDVEQNKVLLPQRRPNDLQSLRNRLKAQQAQGEGTDGVISTRLTGGKSNEAAHTGEESELQKLRDKVKAEQARGSGEQGVINDRLKKVLAEKNANAADRPETSTRAGLTLGTGSSPRPFFRRKLVAKRPIATISTINSTRSTTTTATYKRRKNGRFDPFNSSVQNKGEGFVRTDPRGRLDANRFKQQQQQQEEDGDDDDEDEDDDSYEAQQELPQTQVNVRPALANQEIVRRPFVPIKKLPQPPVRQTEESQEEDDDEDDNEDDEEDEGEDDNEDEQVEKQSQAPHSSQELDSSTNQPKSNSPYRPNRVLPGSRPNIAPTAGGNAGNVPYNSRNRNASSSSANSSSSTSSSSSTPANRFGSSNRPRVVNRPLGVATPNLTLRPVANNYERTTPLTPLKPAPFIPSNTRSYERKYTGPSTETPEISLENSLIEDLNIDALNARNKKIFDIHSKKHTTLKPKVATKEAETEQEAGAEAEVVNKQQQQLLEENQGYVTTTPSTPTETTTTSPNPTQITQQSTDTTVTNTETETTIDSIDNDTAQPPTNVFNANANEATNISSLFTQNHRSPASALSSTTSPPPPATTLLHVFTLLDGETNDGDDHEPTGRPATTSKNRHKITASVEPKHKLIEINRIVEINSKQARLAQRKSKANQEFSPGILRVESLPHVEQLGEISVVKYVHLVDGSDIQVNDGHSTVADYTPTESIIPKSVSSSAPVRNSLPETESSSVGDSDSERNGKSLLPEVIREAFETSTISLEGLFDSARKAKLLNINNNINGNSNSNINSEDEEVKSSTIHQELEKEQQQDSTETAIPATYLRTPTATTTTTTTATATTTTTATATAALTSTATATVSRRPVLSVRRRIINTPVAKSEATTQPTDELLTTTSNKYIRRGSKQSTAAAAAVAATAAATTTTTPATSTSNIHLSKLKTQSSSATIYSNNNSNNNNGSGVGNINVDSTQQQQKQHKFQAASFALRRQFQTRRLTTTASPANNDESSTEVPRTQNPLFKRRLTLTSTAQPPRTTTIAPEITTDFGIDNDGDQVAKSSIQTSQFNQIPEQVRPASISTTAPHFTVNNSTRRQLIARPRRPQSVTSTTTSAPEFAPPLSRRQQSRRRPHKYIEVYNRPPGKPALTTPLPAPTNPAAIRRSSAYNDYTDDSQPQLRKKSKQQPQSPPKVVLHGRGIIECLDEGNFPHPNSCRKFISCAKFVETGGIVGWEYTCPKGLGYDSLSGMCTYVTTSDGKACRD, translated from the exons ATGATGATGAACAGGATGGAGATATCGCAAGTCCTCGTTCTCGAATTTCGACCACAactgccacaacaacaacaaccactgaAAGACCAACAAGAAGACGCGTACTTTTTTGGAAGTCGAAATCGTTCGAGTGCGGCAAATACAGAGATTAACCAACTTGAAAATGAGGAGACAGCTAGTCAGCGTGAAAGTATTAAGGTCGATGGCGATGAGAACTTGAATGATTCTAATACTAGAGCTTCGACCACAACAGCCAGAACAACAACCAATGATAGATTCACAAGACGTCGTCAATTTTTTGAAAATCGAAACATAAGAAATAGCACAACTAGTGAAAGCAGTAAAGtcgacgaaaacgaaacaaatGATAAAGAGCAGGATGAGGAGGATATCACAAGCCCTCGTTCTCGAATTTCGACCACAACAGCCAGGACAACAACCAATGGAAGGCCCACAAGACGACGTCAACTTTTCGCCAATCGTAATCGCTCGAATGCGACAAACGTGAAAGATGAAAACGAGGAAGGAACTAGTCAAATTGAAGATGAGGATCAGGATAGCTTGATCGATAACACAAGTACTCGTACAAGATTTTCGACGACAACAGCCAGGACAACAACCAATGGAAGTCCCACAAGACGGCGTCAACTTTTCGCCAATCGTAATCGTTTTAGTGTGACAAACGCTAAAATAAACACAGAGATTAATGAAGATGAGGAAACAACTAGTCAAAGTGTCGATGAAGATGAGGATCCGGATAACTTAATCGATACTACGAGTGCACGTACTCGACTTTCTACCACAACAGCCAGGGCAACAACTAGTCCAAGCCCCACAAGGCGACGTCAACTTTTCGAAAATCGGAACCTAAAAACAAACACGGAAAATGAAGAGAAAACTAGTCAAAGTGAAAGCATTAAAGTCGACGAGGAGAACACTAATTTAGACACAACAATTAGTCCCGATGATAGCGAGGACATTACCGAAACCACCGAGTCCGGTCGTCGAGTATTAATTCGTAAACGAATTATTTCAACGACAGCGAGTACGACAACTGTTTCTGATCTCGAAGAGGAAAACAAGGAACAGGAAACTACCCAGTCTCCAACTGTAACCAGTGAAAATAGCAGTGGAACTCCTTTGCCACGACGAAGGATTGTAATACGCCGTCGCCTTAATGCCACAATAGTCAACAATAACACAACCACCGAAAACAAAGTAAGCGAAATTAATCAGGAAGAGGAAAGTTCCGATAAGATTGGTAATGCCAAAGAAAGTGAAACAACCGAAAACCTCAGCACAAGAATCATTCAAACCAAAGTCAATACCACCGAGCAGAATGAGGATACCACCGAAGCAGCCAAGAAAAGTGTATCTGTAGTCGAAAGCACTACAGAGGCCACTACAAGAAAAATTTATTCAAGCCGTAGACTTCCGATTCGAGGCCGTTTGAATGGctcaaccacaacaacaccCGCTCAGCCTGAAGATGAAAATAGTTCAGATGAAGTCACGACAAGTACAACTAGTAAACCATCGGCAGCGCGAACGGATATCTTCCGACGTGGCTTCGGAACAAGGTCAAAACCGGTCACAACTACAGCTAGCCCAAGTACAGTGTCCAGCACAACTGCTGATGAACTAACAACACGACGACCATTTGCTCCTTTGAACCGTTCACGCAGTCGTTTTAGGACtccatcaacaacagcagcaacaccaattGATAACGAGAATGAGGCAAGCatagatgatgatgaagatgaagtGGGAACTTCAACAGGGCAAAGACAATTCCAGCGAACGCAACAACGACCAAGAGTTCTGTTTGGCCAAAATAGAGGCACCACATCGACAGTGAGCCAACAGAATAGAAGACTGCCTACACTTGATTCATATACAACAGCTGCACCTCGAAGAGTGAGCTCGACAACGAGACGCAATATTGTTGCCTTCAATAGAAATCTCTACAGTCGCAATAAGCCAATCGAGGATGTGGATGACGAAGAGCCAGAGCACGATGAGGAAGAGGACGAgtacgaaaatgaaaacgatgTGGAGGAAGAGCCAGAAGAAAGCGTGGAAGACGAGGAGGCGGAAGAGGACGAAGATAATGAGAAGAATGTTAGGAATTTTTCGAACAGCAGACGACCTGATCCGCTTCTCAGCCAGCTGCTTGCCAAAAGACCTGCGACGCAATTGCGAACAGACACAGCAAAGACGGGAACCCAATTGGATAGAGAGACAGCAAATGCTCGTACCCAATTTGGAACCCAAACAGCAAAGACTTTAACCCAATTGCGAACAGAAACAGCAAAGACTCGAACCCGAACACAGACTGAAAGCCAATTTGGCGACAATGAAGATGATGAGAACGATGACGAGAACGACGAGAACGaggacgaagacgaagacggtAACGATGGAAATGATGTTGAAGGCAATGTAAATGATGATGGCAACACAGTAGAG AATCGGTATCAATTGAGCCGCACTcgaggcagcggcagcacgacctcaagaacaacaacaaccacaaccacagcaCCACCAACAGCACGTCGCTTTGCATTTGGTACACGCAGCCGCACACAGGTAACTAAACTAGCTACACGTGATCCGCAGACAAACGATGAATCcgatgaagaagaagatggTGAAGAGGGCGAAGCCGATAGCGGAGAAGATCAAGAAGATGCCGCGACTGAGACAACAACCGCTAAAATAACactcacagcaacaacaacgacaaccacaacagctccaccaacagcaacaaagccAACACTTAAACGCGTGCGCGTAATCAAATATCGACGACCGCTGCAGTCGATCGATAGTAACGATAGCGATAACGATAGTACAAACAGCACCACTAATAGCGTCgccactcgcacacacactgaatcacaaaacacaaatacaaccacagccacaacaacgacaacaacaactatccTTAATagcgagagcaacaacaatggcacaACGCGTAAACGTTTCCGTAAAATTGTGCGCAAGCTGCGTCCCGTTGATGTTGCACAAGCCACAACTGTTGAGCCCGAGATCAAGGTCAAAACCGATCAAGATCAGCATGCTGTTTCAGGTTCAGAGACTACAACAACGACACGCAAACCGTTCCATCCAAGTCGATCACGTTTCGAAAGCTCCCAAAAGCAGGAGCCGGACGAGAAGGAGGTGAGTGATGATgacgttgatgttgatgttgagcAGAACAAAGTGCTGTTGCCCCAGCGACGACCAAACGATTTGCAGAGTCTGCGCAATCGCCTCAAGGCGCAGCAAGCTCAGGGCGAGGGCACCGATGGTGTCATCAGCACCCGACTGACGGGTGGTAAATCGAATGAAGCCGCTCACACAGGAGAGGAGTCGGAATTGCAAAAACTACGCGACAAGGTGAAGGCTGAGCAGGCACGTGGCAGTGGGGAGCAGGGTGTGATCAATGATCGTCTAAAGAAGGTGCTGGCCGAGAAGAATGCCAACGCTGCTGATAGACCTGAAACGTCAACAAGGGCAGGACTAACCCTTGGCACAGGTTCGTCACCACGTCCATTCTTCCGACGCAAGCTGGTGGCAAAGCGACCAATCGCCACCATTAGCACCATCAATAGCACACGATCGACAACTACGACAGCAACTTACAAGCGCCGCAAGAACGGACGTTTCGATCCCTTCAACTCTAGTGTGCAGAACAAGGGTGAGGGCTTTGTGCGCACCGATCCCCGAGGACGACTCGATGCCAATCGCttcaagcaacagcagcagcaacaggaagaagatggcgatgatgatgatgaggatgaggatgatgattCATACGAAGCGCAACAAGAGCTGCCACAGACCCAAGTGAATGTTAGGCCAGCACTCGCCAATCAGGAGATTGTGCGTCGACCATTTGTGCCCATCAAGAAGCTACCACAACCGCCAGTTCGTCAGACCGAGGAGAGCCAAGAAGAGGACGATGATGAGGACGATAACGAGGACGATGAGGAAGACGAAGGTGAAGATGACAATGAAGACGAGCAAGTGGAAAAACAAAGCCAAGCCCCTCACTCCAGCCAGGAGCTCGACAGCAGCACCAATCAGCCCAAATCGAATTCTCCCTATCGCCCTAATCGTGTGCTGCCCGGCAGTCGACCCAATATCGCCCCAACTGCTGGCGGCAATGCTGGCAATGTGCCATACAATTCACGTAACCGCAACGCTTCCAGTTCCTCTGCCAACTCCTCAAGCTCcacctcgtcgtcgtcgtcgacgccAGCCAATCGCTTTGGTAGTAGCAACCGACCACGTGTCGTGAATCGTCCGCTGGGCGTTGCAACACCAAATCTAACGTTGCGTCCGGTGGCCAATAATTATGAGCGCACCACACCGTTGACACCGCTGAAACCGGCGCCATTTATACCGAGCAATACGCGCAGCTATGAGCGCAAATACACAGGTCCATCGACAGAGACACCGGAGATATCTCTAGAGAATTCTCTGATCGAGGACTTGAACATTGATGCGCTCAATGCGCGCAACAAGAAGATCTTTGATATACACAGCAAGAAGCATACAACGCTTAAGCCAAAGGTAGCAACGaaagaggcagagacagagcaAGAGGCAGGAGCAGAGGCAGAAGTGGTCaataagcaacagcagcaactgttggaAGAGAATCAGGGATATGTGACAACCACACCAAGCACaccaacagaaacaacaacaacatctccAAATCCAACTCAGATAACACAACAGTCAACAGACACAACAGTCACAAACACTGAAACCGAAACAACTATCGATTCTATCGATAACGATACCGCACAGCCACCAACAAACGTGTTCAATGCCAATGCTAATGAAGCCACAAACATCTCTTCACTCTTCACACAGAACCACAGATCGCCAGCATCAGCATTATCCTCAACCACCTCACCACCGCCCCCGGCAACAACATTGCTGCACGTGTTCACCCTGCTCGACGGCGAGACGAACGATGGGGACGACCACGAGCCAACGGGTCGCCCTGCCACTACCAGCAAAAACCGCCACAAGATCACCGCTTCTGTTGAGCCAAAGCACAAACTGATCGAGATCAATCGCATTGTTGAGATCAATTCGAAGCAGGCACGTCTCGCTCAACGCAAGTCGAAAGCAAATCAAGAGTTTAGTCCCGGCATTTTGCGTGTCGAATCGCTGCCGCATGTCGAGCAGCTGGGTGAGATTAGTGTGGTGAAATATGTACATCTGGTCGATGGCAGTGATATACAAGTGAACGATGGTCACAGCACCGTTGCCGATTACACGCCCACTGAATCGATAATACCCAAGAGCGTCAGCTCATCGGCGCCGGTTCGCAATAGTCTGCCCGAGACGGAGAGCAGCAGTGTGGGAGACAGCGATAGCGAGCGCAATGGTAAATCCTTATTGCCGGAGGTGATACGTGAGGCATTCGAGACATCGACGATCTCGTTGGAAGGTCTGTTTGATTCGGCGCGCAAGGCGAAACTgctcaacatcaacaacaacatcaacggcaacagcaatagcaacatcAACAGTGAGGATGAGGAAGTGAAAAGCAGCACGATACACCAGGAACTGGAAAAGGAACAGCAACAGGATAGCACAGAGACAGCGATACCAGCAACATAC CTGCGAACACCAACtgcaaccacaaccacaactacaacagcaacagcaacgacgacgacgacggcaacagcaacagcagcgctgACTTCAACTGCGACAGCAACAGTGTCGCGACGTCCGGTGTTGAGCGTGCGCAGGCGCATAATAAACACGCCAGTTGCAAAGTCAGAGGCAACCACGCAGCCAACAGACGAGTTGCTAACGACGACCTCCAATAAATATATTCGCCGTGGTAGTAAGcaatcgacagcagcagcagcagcagtagcagcgacggcagcagcaacaacaacaacgacaccAGCAACATCAACCAGCAACATTCATCTGAGCAAACTGAAGACGCAAAGCTCGTCAGCAACTatttacagcaacaacaacagcaacaacaacaacggcagtgGTGTTGGCAACATCAATGTTGATagcacacaacagcaacaaaagcaacacaaatTCCAGGCGGCGAGTTTTGCGCTTCGTCGTCAATTTCAAACACGACgattaacaacaacagcgtccCCAGCAAACAACGATGAGAGCT CCACGGAGGTGCCGCGAACACAGAATCCGCTCTTCAAGCGAAGACTCACGCTGACATCCACGGCACAACCGCCacgtacaacaacaatagctcCAGAAATAACAACTGATTTTGGCATTGATAACGATGGCGATCAGGTGGCCAAGTCCAGCATACAAACGAGTCAATTTAATCAGATTCCGGAGCAAGTGAGACCAGCAAGCATTAGCACAACGGCACCGCACTTTACGGTCAACAATAGTACGC GTCGTCAACTAATTGCTCGTCCACGTAGGCCACAATCTGTGACGAGCACAACGACCTCAGCACCGGAATTCGCGCCGCCTTTGTCCCGTCGCCAACAGAGTCGTCGTCGTCCGCACAAATACATCGAGGTGTACAATCGGCCGCCAGGTAAGCCGGCGCTCACCACTCCACTTCCAGCTCCGACCAATCCAGCGGCTATTCGACGATCGAGTGCCTACAACGATTACACTGATGATAGCCAGCCACAGTTGAGAAAAAAATCGAAGCAACAACCACAGTCACCGCCCAAGGTGGTTTTACATGGGCGTGGCATTATCGAATGCCTGGATGAGGGCAACTTTCCGCATCCAAACAGCTGTCGCAAGTTCATATCCTGTGCCAAATTCGTGGAGACTGGCGGCATCGTCGGATGGGAGTACACCTGTCCCAAGGGGCTTGGCTACGACAGCTTAAGCGGCATGTGTACATATGTGACAACTAGCGATGGCAAAGCCTGTCGagattaa